TCGGCGATCACGGCGAGAGCCTCGGGGAGCATGGCGAGGACACCCACGGCTTCTTCCTCTACGACGCCACGCTCCACGTCCCCTTCATCCTCCGCGCTCCCGGGCTCGTCCCCCGCGGCCTCAAGGTCGGCGGCCCCGTCGAGCTCGTCGACATCGCGCCGACGATCCTCGACCTCCTTGGGCAGCCGCCTCTCGAGAAGGCTCAGGGCAAGAGCCTGAGGCCGCGGATCGAGGGAGCCGACGACGGGCGCCTGGCCGTCGCCCACGCGGAGACGCTGATGCCCCGCCTCGAATACGGCCTGGCGGCCCTGCACATGATCCGCGACCTCCGGTACAAGTACGTCGAGGCCCCGCGACCCGAGCTGTACGACCTGAGGGGCGATCCCGGCGAGCGGCACGATCTCGCCGCGGGCGACCCGGACCGTGCCCACGAGATGGCCGCTCTGCTCTCGAGGTGGGAGGGCAGCACCACGGACGACTCGGCGGCCGCAGGCTCCCGCCGCACCCTCACCCGCGAGGAGGAGGAGCGGCTCAAGAGCCTCGGCTACCTGGGCGGCGATTTCTTCAAGACCGGCTCCGCCGCGCCGGGAGGGCTCGCCGACCCGAAGGACCGTATCGACGAGATCCGGCGCGTGCACGCCTCGCGCGAGCGGTTCAGCAAGGGGGACGCCGCCGGCGCGCTTTCCGCCGCCGACGAGATCCTCCGCGAGAACCCCAGGAGCCAGGAGGCGCGGAACACCCGAATCCTCGCCTTGATCCAGCTCGAGCGGTATCCCGAGGCCGAGAAGGAGGCGCTCGCGGCCCTCGCCGCGGCGGAGGCCGATCGAGACAACACCTCGGTGCTCGCCGAGAAGGCCCGTTCGATGCTGGCCAGCGCGTACCGGCTGGAGGGCAAGCTCCCCGAGGCGGAGGAGCTCTACCGCCATCTCCTCAAGGACGACCCCCGCAGGAGCCTGATCGCGGTGGATTTCGCCGGCCTCCTGGGCGAGACGGGGCGCGGGGCGGAAGGACTGAAGGTCCTCCGGGACGTGCTGGCCCGCGACCCGCGGAACGGGATGGCCATCGCCGCTCGATTCGAGATCGAGTCGCGCCAGGGCGACCGGCAGGCCGCGCTCAGGAGCGCCGCTGCGCTCGCGGACGCGCGAGCGGGAGATGCCGCGACGCTGGTGGATGCGGGACTCCTCCTCCTCGAGGCGGGCCAGCCGGCGCGCGCCGCGACCTGTTTCGAGGTGGCGCAGGGGCAGAACGTCCGGCCGGATCCCGAGCTCTTCGGCCAGATCGGCGCGGC
This portion of the Terriglobia bacterium genome encodes:
- a CDS encoding sulfatase-like hydrolase/transferase; its protein translation is MTVYARKILVGCALVAASPWIGGCGRTPAPSELSVILVTLDTTRADRIGAFGGTAVPTPNLDAVAHEGTIFEQAISQVPLTLPSHASLLTARYPSSHGVHHNGLYRLRESETTLATRLHSAGFETAAFVAAYVLNRGFGIEQGFDTYDDVDVNRFRGGEDQLYEAERTADQVNARVFDWLGRRRPGRFFLWVHYYDPHEPYRPPETPGRTLEGAGYDREISYVDACFGDLVTRLRSGGLLDRSVLVVVGDHGESLGEHGEDTHGFFLYDATLHVPFILRAPGLVPRGLKVGGPVELVDIAPTILDLLGQPPLEKAQGKSLRPRIEGADDGRLAVAHAETLMPRLEYGLAALHMIRDLRYKYVEAPRPELYDLRGDPGERHDLAAGDPDRAHEMAALLSRWEGSTTDDSAAAGSRRTLTREEEERLKSLGYLGGDFFKTGSAAPGGLADPKDRIDEIRRVHASRERFSKGDAAGALSAADEILRENPRSQEARNTRILALIQLERYPEAEKEALAALAAAEADRDNTSVLAEKARSMLASAYRLEGKLPEAEELYRHLLKDDPRRSLIAVDFAGLLGETGRGAEGLKVLRDVLARDPRNGMAIAARFEIESRQGDRQAALRSAAALADARAGDAATLVDAGLLLLEAGQPARAATCFEVAQGQNVRPDPELFGQIGAARMAAGQVDEAKKAFLAMGQARPADPRPHYYLGMIALQSGDEAGARASFGRSLELAPSFTAPLVTYARYLASRGARAEALRTLEDALRRNPSDADARKALETVRGASPGR